The following nucleotide sequence is from Deltaproteobacteria bacterium.
ACATTTGGCTTTTTGTCATCTCCGTTGCGTTTAACAATCTCTACTTTATGGTTAGAGACGTTCTTAGCTGCATCAGCCAGCTTCTTGAGGGGTTTCTTTTTTGTTTTGTCTTTATCCATTCACTGAACCTCGAGAGGTGTGGGGCCGACCTAATGATATTTGTATATTTTGCTACACTTCTACTACTTACTTAAACATAAGTCAAGCCATAATAAGGATACGGATTACAGTTCAAAAAATATATCAGATAGATTATACTTTATAATTTTCAGTAATTATATATTATTTATAAACTTTTTGTAAACTAAGTACTTAGAACTGTTTTTGGCAATGGGGGCAAACAAAGCGGGCTGAGAAAAAATGCTTGTCCTCTTTTACTGCATCGGGGGTCAGTTCCAGATATACTTCCATTCTGCAACTGGGACAGTTATAGTATAAGCCCAAGCCGACCTCTTGCTCTAATGCTATTCCGTCGAGGAGCCTTTCTTTTACTTCAATTTTATATTTTGTTATTTTCGGTTTCGCTGCCGAAAGCGCTGCATTTATCCTTTTGAAAGTTTCCATAGGCGTGCACATCCCTTTTATCAGGTAGTCTGTCGCGCCAAGTTCGGATCCCTTTTTGATATCTTTATCTGACCCCTGTACGGTCAATATGATAACAGGCATGCCGTTTGTTGTTTTGTTCTCCCTGATACTCTTTAGCACTTCGAATCCGTGAAGCTTGGGTAAGTTCAAGTCAAGCAGTACCAGGTCCGGTTTTTGCGATAGAGCCATCTGCAATCCGGCCTCGCCATCTGCGGCTGCTAAAACTTGAAAGCCGCCGCTGTCGAGCATATCTTGGTATATGGTTCTGAAGGATATCTCGTCTTCGACAAGGAGAATCGTCCTTTTTTCCGGAGCGTCCATCTTACTTCTGGGCCTCCTATTATTCGAAGGTTCTGTGCAGCTTATCCCTGATATCGAGTCGTAAGCGTTTTTCTGTGGAAGCTGGCGCAACTATATATGTAAACT
It contains:
- a CDS encoding response regulator; the encoded protein is MDAPEKRTILLVEDEISFRTIYQDMLDSGGFQVLAAADGEAGLQMALSQKPDLVLLDLNLPKLHGFEVLKSIRENKTTNGMPVIILTVQGSDKDIKKGSELGATDYLIKGMCTPMETFKRINAALSAAKPKITKYKIEVKERLLDGIALEQEVGLGLYYNCPSCRMEVYLELTPDAVKEDKHFFSARFVCPHCQKQF